A genomic stretch from Marinobacter fonticola includes:
- a CDS encoding DUF1329 domain-containing protein: MVTVDQADQLGRNLTPFGAIRAGNASGTIPAWTGGYTGRPDGYKGTGQHHVDPYPEDRPFYQVNLHNLEDYRAIVGDGVAALMQTYPATFQVNVYPTRRSHSAPEQVAANTWKNAVRARLVADGNGIAGAYGGVPFPILTGSNAEQAKQVMWNHLTRWRGIYTERTSAEVAVTQDGKYMPVTLRQEVAFNFYNPKADATSLNNTLSYYLSTVTAPKQFAGGGILVHDTLNQVREERKAWGFNAGQRKVRRAPSLAYDSPIASAANLRTVDDTDMFNGALDRYDWRYVGLEEMLIPYNNYRIGTSGLPFETILDTHHLNSDLVRWELHRVHVVEATLKDGARHIYKKRRFYLDEDSWNVAMVDQYDAKGDLWRVSLAMLKHFYDLPGVWTDLEAFHDLKEKRYNVQGLNTELPATRVFTSTPPDDRYFSPASLRRRLGR; encoded by the coding sequence ATGGTGACCGTCGATCAGGCGGACCAGCTAGGCCGAAATCTCACGCCCTTTGGCGCCATCCGTGCCGGTAATGCCAGCGGGACCATCCCTGCCTGGACCGGCGGTTATACCGGTCGTCCCGACGGCTACAAGGGTACCGGTCAGCATCACGTCGACCCCTATCCCGAGGATCGGCCGTTCTACCAGGTGAACCTTCATAATCTGGAGGATTACCGGGCCATCGTCGGAGACGGCGTGGCGGCGCTGATGCAGACTTATCCGGCCACCTTCCAGGTGAACGTATACCCGACGCGCCGCTCCCACTCGGCCCCCGAGCAAGTCGCTGCCAATACCTGGAAGAACGCGGTCCGGGCTCGTCTGGTGGCGGACGGCAACGGTATTGCCGGCGCTTATGGCGGCGTGCCTTTCCCGATTCTCACGGGGTCCAATGCCGAGCAGGCCAAGCAGGTCATGTGGAATCACCTGACCCGCTGGCGCGGGATCTACACGGAGCGGACTTCGGCGGAAGTCGCCGTCACCCAGGACGGGAAGTACATGCCGGTCACCCTGCGCCAGGAAGTGGCCTTCAATTTCTATAACCCGAAGGCCGATGCCACCTCTCTGAACAATACGCTGTCGTACTACTTGTCGACGGTAACCGCGCCCAAACAGTTTGCCGGTGGCGGTATCCTGGTTCACGACACTCTGAATCAGGTGCGCGAAGAGCGTAAAGCCTGGGGTTTTAATGCCGGCCAGCGCAAGGTGCGGCGTGCACCCAGCCTGGCTTACGACTCACCAATCGCCTCGGCAGCTAATCTGCGAACGGTGGACGACACCGACATGTTCAACGGCGCCCTTGACCGCTACGACTGGCGTTACGTCGGCCTCGAGGAAATGCTCATCCCCTACAACAACTACCGGATCGGCACGTCCGGCCTGCCATTCGAAACTATCCTCGACACCCATCACCTGAATTCGGATTTGGTGCGCTGGGAGCTGCATCGGGTGCATGTGGTGGAAGCCACACTGAAGGATGGCGCCCGTCACATCTACAAGAAGCGCCGCTTTTATCTGGATGAAGACAGCTGGAACGTCGCCATGGTGGATCAGTACGACGCCAAGGGCGATCTATGGCGGGTCAGCCTGGCGATGCTCAAACATTTCTACGACCTGCCGGGTGTTTGGACCGACCTGGAGGCCTTCCACGACCTCAAGGAAAAACGCTACAACGTGCAGGGGCTGAACACCGAGCTGCCGGCCACGCGGGTATTTACCAGCACCCCGCCCGACGACCGTTATTTCTCTCCCGCGTCCCTGCGCAGACGGCTCGGGCGCTGA
- a CDS encoding carboxylesterase/lipase family protein, producing the protein MNETFKRSRRWPLVLTLMCSLGLVACGSDDDEPEPQAVPEPTVRETAEGPVKGVEEVYGYSFKGIPYAAAPVGELRFAAPQSAPERDDTLDAGAFGNDCPQSGGAVGEAAVNEDCLFLNIYTPDDSTEATHPVMVWIHGGAFVSGSGGASYNPSRLVEEGVTVVTLNYRLGALGFMASPALSAEQGASGNYGLLDQKAALEWVQQNISHFGGDPEQVTIFGESAGGHSVMSLLVSPQTEGLFHRAIVQSGSYSPDKLALDAAEAKGTDFMSAVGCSDVDCLQALSVETILSNQALVNEGFGPLPIFAPNAPILTQSIRSSLASSAFNKVPVLMGTNRDEYTLFTALSLVPNLDAAPIPETDYEAEVQKSYGPTLAPMLVNLYPLSDYDVADPVRQATAAMATDAGFACSALTMATDLAKEVTTYVYEFADRDAPLNLLPARPANFELGAAHAFEIIYVLNTEEVMRQRGATDAQVALSEQMIDYWTSFAKNGTPNEAQWATFGHSGELLELNTPANQPLAAADFSSAHKCSFWTSF; encoded by the coding sequence ATGAATGAGACATTCAAAAGAAGCCGCCGCTGGCCGCTGGTTCTGACGCTGATGTGCTCTTTGGGCCTGGTGGCCTGCGGCTCCGACGACGATGAACCTGAGCCCCAGGCCGTACCCGAACCCACGGTGCGTGAAACCGCCGAAGGTCCGGTCAAGGGCGTTGAAGAAGTTTATGGCTACTCGTTTAAAGGCATTCCTTACGCCGCCGCGCCGGTTGGCGAGCTGCGCTTCGCCGCGCCCCAGTCGGCGCCCGAGCGTGACGATACCCTGGACGCCGGAGCATTCGGTAACGATTGCCCGCAAAGTGGAGGCGCTGTGGGCGAAGCGGCCGTCAACGAAGATTGCCTGTTCCTGAATATCTACACCCCGGACGACAGCACTGAAGCGACGCATCCTGTGATGGTGTGGATCCATGGCGGGGCCTTTGTCAGTGGCTCCGGCGGCGCCAGCTATAATCCGTCGCGGCTGGTAGAGGAGGGCGTGACCGTCGTGACGTTGAATTACCGGCTGGGCGCATTGGGCTTTATGGCATCGCCCGCCTTGAGCGCGGAGCAAGGCGCCTCCGGCAACTACGGTCTGCTAGACCAGAAAGCGGCGCTGGAGTGGGTTCAGCAAAACATCAGCCACTTTGGCGGCGATCCCGAACAAGTCACTATCTTCGGTGAATCGGCTGGCGGCCATAGTGTGATGTCGCTGTTGGTGTCGCCCCAGACCGAGGGTTTGTTCCATCGAGCGATTGTCCAGAGCGGTTCGTATTCGCCGGACAAGCTCGCCCTGGACGCTGCCGAAGCGAAAGGGACCGACTTCATGAGTGCTGTCGGCTGCAGCGACGTGGACTGTTTGCAGGCGTTGAGCGTCGAAACGATCCTGTCCAACCAGGCGCTCGTGAATGAGGGTTTCGGCCCGCTGCCGATCTTCGCGCCGAATGCGCCGATCCTGACCCAGTCGATCCGGAGTTCTCTGGCGTCCAGCGCTTTCAACAAGGTTCCGGTCCTCATGGGTACCAATCGTGATGAATACACGCTTTTCACGGCACTGAGCCTCGTTCCCAATCTGGATGCCGCGCCGATCCCCGAGACGGATTACGAGGCTGAGGTCCAGAAAAGCTACGGCCCCACGCTGGCGCCAATGTTGGTCAATCTTTATCCACTGTCCGACTACGACGTTGCCGATCCCGTCCGTCAGGCCACGGCGGCCATGGCGACCGATGCAGGATTCGCGTGTAGTGCATTGACGATGGCAACCGATTTGGCGAAGGAAGTCACCACTTACGTCTACGAGTTCGCTGATCGCGACGCACCGCTGAATCTGTTGCCGGCCCGCCCCGCTAACTTCGAACTGGGCGCGGCCCACGCCTTCGAGATCATCTACGTGCTCAATACCGAAGAGGTCATGCGCCAGCGGGGTGCTACCGACGCCCAGGTGGCCCTGTCTGAACAGATGATCGATTACTGGACCAGTTTCGCCAAGAACGGCACGCCCAACGAAGCCCAATGGGCAACGTTTGGCCATTCAGGCGAGCTGCTGGAGTTGAATACGCCTGCCAACCAGCCGTTGGCGGCTGCGGATTTCAGCAGCGCGCACAAGTGTTCTTTCTGGACAAGTTTCTAA
- a CDS encoding NAD(P)H-dependent flavin oxidoreductase, with product MKTRITELFQIEHPIIQGGMHHVGYAELAAAVSNAGGLGIITGLTQPTPEDLAREIARCREMTDKPFGVNLTFLPSFKAPPYPEYIQAIIEGGVKAVETAGRSPEQYMPTLKAAGISVIHKCTSVRHALKAEKIGCDAVSVDGFECGGHPGEDDIPNFILLPRAAEELSIPFVASGGMADGRSLVAAMALGAEGMNMGTRFIATTDAPVHDNVKQALVDADERQTRLIMRNLRNTERVMKNAAVDEIVRIEQLKGEAVAIDDIRHLVTGVQGRKVLQEGDMDAAAWSCGMVAGLIHDIPSCETLISRIMDEAETIVRQRLSGFL from the coding sequence ATGAAGACGAGAATCACCGAGCTGTTCCAGATCGAACATCCCATTATCCAGGGCGGCATGCACCATGTGGGCTATGCCGAGCTGGCGGCCGCCGTCTCCAATGCCGGGGGCTTGGGCATCATCACTGGCCTGACGCAGCCCACCCCTGAAGATTTGGCCCGTGAAATCGCCCGCTGCCGGGAAATGACCGACAAGCCTTTCGGCGTCAACCTAACCTTCCTGCCCAGCTTCAAGGCGCCGCCCTATCCAGAATATATCCAGGCGATCATCGAAGGCGGCGTAAAGGCGGTAGAAACCGCCGGTCGCAGTCCCGAGCAATACATGCCGACCCTCAAGGCCGCCGGTATCAGCGTGATCCACAAATGCACGTCCGTGCGTCATGCCCTGAAGGCTGAAAAAATCGGTTGCGACGCTGTGAGTGTTGATGGCTTTGAGTGTGGCGGCCATCCCGGCGAAGACGACATTCCCAACTTCATCCTACTGCCTAGAGCAGCGGAAGAGCTGAGCATTCCCTTCGTCGCTTCCGGTGGCATGGCCGACGGCCGCAGCCTGGTTGCGGCGATGGCTCTCGGCGCCGAAGGCATGAATATGGGGACGCGATTCATTGCCACGACCGATGCGCCGGTCCATGACAACGTCAAGCAGGCGCTGGTTGACGCTGACGAGCGCCAGACCCGTCTGATCATGCGCAACCTGCGCAACACCGAGCGGGTGATGAAGAATGCGGCGGTGGACGAGATCGTCCGTATCGAACAGCTCAAAGGCGAGGCCGTCGCCATCGACGATATTCGTCACCTGGTCACGGGTGTGCAGGGCCGCAAGGTATTGCAGGAAGGCGACATGGACGCAGCGGCCTGGAGCTGCGGTATGGTGGCAGGATTAATTCACGATATTCCCAGCTGCGAGACACTGATCAGCCGTATCATGGACGAAGCGGAAACCATTGTTCGTCAGCGTTTGAGTGGCTTTCTTTAG
- a CDS encoding SMP-30/gluconolactonase/LRE family protein, whose protein sequence is MAGTMQRFVEGGTFFEGPRWKDGHWWVSDFYSHAVSKISPDGHMETVCEVPGQPSGLGWMPDGSMLVVSMLDHRVLRCWPDGRIDTHADLSEFATGHANDMVVAEDGTAWVGNFGFDLMAGADLHPASLVRISPEGSVSLAADDLYFPNGAVITPDNKSLIVGETFGNRMTTFTIADDGELTDRRAWAAFGPRPDPGPRAELLNQLEVGPDGCCLDAENHLWIADAFNQRCIRVAPGGDIVDEVKTPDGQGIFACMLGGEDGRTLLMCVAPDSSAKRRSQVREASLWTARVDVPHAGRP, encoded by the coding sequence ATGGCAGGGACAATGCAACGATTCGTCGAAGGCGGCACCTTCTTTGAAGGTCCACGCTGGAAAGATGGCCACTGGTGGGTGTCGGATTTTTACAGCCATGCGGTCAGCAAGATTTCCCCGGACGGTCACATGGAAACCGTCTGTGAAGTCCCGGGCCAACCTTCGGGCCTGGGGTGGATGCCGGATGGTTCGATGCTCGTGGTCTCGATGCTGGACCACCGGGTGTTGCGGTGCTGGCCGGACGGTCGCATCGATACCCACGCCGACCTGAGTGAGTTCGCTACCGGTCACGCCAACGACATGGTGGTGGCCGAGGACGGCACGGCCTGGGTGGGGAACTTCGGCTTCGACCTGATGGCGGGCGCCGACCTGCACCCGGCCAGTCTGGTGCGTATTTCACCGGAGGGCAGCGTGTCCCTCGCGGCGGACGATCTCTATTTCCCCAACGGCGCGGTGATCACACCGGATAATAAATCGCTAATCGTCGGCGAAACCTTCGGCAATCGCATGACTACGTTCACTATTGCCGACGATGGCGAACTGACCGATCGCCGGGCCTGGGCGGCTTTTGGTCCGCGACCGGACCCCGGCCCGCGGGCCGAGCTCCTGAATCAGTTGGAGGTCGGGCCGGATGGTTGTTGCCTGGATGCGGAGAATCACCTTTGGATCGCCGATGCTTTCAACCAGCGCTGCATCCGAGTGGCGCCCGGCGGCGATATCGTCGACGAAGTAAAGACGCCGGATGGGCAGGGTATTTTCGCCTGCATGCTGGGTGGCGAGGACGGCCGCACATTGCTGATGTGCGTCGCCCCGGATTCCAGCGCCAAGCGCCGCAGCCAAGTCCGCGAGGCCAGCTTGTGGACCGCCCGGGTCGACGTGCCTCATGCCGGGCGGCCGTGA
- a CDS encoding outer membrane beta-barrel protein translates to MNGKNVMRSGVLALAGVVCIGGTQADEARGYAGISAGQARLTDFCDDFTSDVSCDDSPLAIRAYAGASLDKYISAEVGFTYVDDADISASVGGGFLEATGDLKTLDGTLLFGTSRENDLRAFAKAGVVFWHYGLEGEVSAPGFLLRGDEEESGLGFRTGLGASYAVNDGIAIRLDWDYIAKVGDDETTGETAVHMFSIGPQFSF, encoded by the coding sequence ATGAACGGAAAAAATGTGATGCGCTCAGGTGTTCTGGCGCTGGCTGGTGTTGTGTGTATTGGTGGTACTCAAGCGGACGAAGCGAGGGGCTACGCGGGTATTTCCGCTGGCCAGGCACGGCTCACCGATTTTTGCGACGATTTCACATCGGACGTTAGTTGCGACGATTCGCCGTTGGCGATTCGAGCCTATGCCGGCGCATCGCTGGACAAATACATCAGTGCCGAAGTCGGTTTCACCTACGTCGACGACGCCGATATTTCAGCTTCTGTAGGCGGTGGTTTCCTCGAGGCGACGGGTGACCTGAAAACCCTGGACGGAACCTTGCTCTTCGGCACATCCCGGGAAAATGACCTGCGGGCATTTGCCAAGGCAGGCGTGGTATTTTGGCACTACGGTCTCGAGGGCGAAGTCAGCGCGCCCGGTTTCCTGCTTCGGGGTGATGAAGAAGAGTCGGGACTTGGTTTTCGGACCGGCCTTGGGGCCAGTTACGCCGTGAACGACGGCATCGCTATTCGTCTAGACTGGGATTACATCGCAAAGGTGGGTGATGATGAAACCACCGGTGAAACCGCTGTGCACATGTTCAGCATTGGTCCGCAATTCTCGTTTTAA
- a CDS encoding sensor domain-containing diguanylate cyclase, protein MISIGPQAQFLEDPDNRYTVGTVTRLPDSQWQRSTAAELNFGYTDSVYWIRFTLQGREDGDVLVEIRYPVLDWVEAYVFREGERVADFQMGDQKAFAERPVDHPNFVFPLDLAANTATTVYLRVDTSSSMQIPIRIWDEKAFIADQYNEVLLLSLFYGAILIMALYNLLIFISVREISFFYYVMYCLSMVTLAAGIDGVTFKFLWPEATWWNDASILVALSGAVIFPSLFTRTFLDLPKARPVVSKLVLAIAAMAALTAIGAFLLPYRIMVMATLMLTLFSIAVSFVTGLLRWKDGYYSARYYVLAWSFMLIGGAIMTLNKLGILPRNLFTENASILGTSLELMLLSFALANRMTIERRMREAAQRETAAAQQSLIEHQRQVNEQLDQKVRERTEELEAANVKLQEMSVRDSLTGLHNRRHFDEALTVEYKRAYRDRTALAVVMLDIDHFKAINDNYGHPFGDECLIRASAIIQQHVKRPPDVVARYGGEEFVILLPNTDMQGAITVAQDIQASFRSNVVPFASQNEGRMTVSIGLACLIPGQHDAHEALLKQADEMLYKAKHNGRNRIESRQPSAHV, encoded by the coding sequence ATGATAAGTATCGGTCCCCAGGCCCAGTTTCTCGAAGACCCGGATAACCGATACACCGTCGGCACCGTCACCCGGCTACCCGACAGCCAATGGCAGCGTTCGACGGCTGCCGAGCTGAATTTCGGCTATACGGATTCCGTCTACTGGATCCGCTTCACCCTGCAAGGCCGGGAAGACGGCGACGTACTGGTAGAAATCCGGTATCCGGTGCTGGATTGGGTCGAGGCCTACGTCTTCCGTGAAGGAGAGAGGGTCGCGGATTTCCAGATGGGCGACCAGAAAGCCTTCGCCGAGCGCCCCGTCGATCATCCCAACTTTGTCTTCCCGCTGGACCTCGCGGCAAACACCGCCACCACGGTTTATCTGCGTGTGGACACCAGTTCGTCCATGCAGATCCCGATCAGAATTTGGGACGAAAAGGCTTTCATCGCAGACCAGTACAACGAAGTCTTGCTGCTGAGCCTGTTCTACGGCGCCATTCTGATCATGGCACTTTACAACCTGTTGATCTTTATATCGGTCAGAGAGATCAGCTTTTTCTATTATGTGATGTACTGCCTATCGATGGTAACGCTGGCCGCCGGCATCGATGGCGTGACTTTCAAATTTCTCTGGCCTGAAGCGACATGGTGGAACGATGCCAGCATTCTGGTGGCGCTAAGTGGCGCAGTTATCTTTCCCAGTCTATTCACGCGGACCTTCCTGGACTTACCCAAAGCCCGACCGGTCGTTTCGAAACTGGTTCTTGCCATTGCTGCAATGGCCGCTCTGACCGCAATCGGCGCATTTTTGCTGCCATACCGAATTATGGTCATGGCTACGCTGATGCTGACGCTATTTTCCATTGCCGTTTCCTTCGTGACCGGCCTGCTGCGCTGGAAAGACGGCTATTACTCAGCCCGCTACTATGTGCTCGCGTGGAGTTTCATGCTGATCGGCGGCGCCATTATGACTCTGAATAAACTGGGCATCCTGCCCCGGAACCTGTTTACTGAGAACGCGAGCATTCTGGGCACCAGCTTGGAACTCATGCTGCTCTCTTTCGCCCTGGCGAACCGTATGACCATAGAACGACGTATGAGGGAAGCGGCTCAACGTGAGACTGCTGCGGCTCAGCAATCGCTGATCGAACACCAGCGTCAGGTCAACGAGCAACTGGACCAAAAGGTGCGCGAGCGAACCGAGGAACTTGAGGCGGCCAATGTCAAATTACAGGAGATGAGCGTTAGGGATTCGCTGACCGGTCTGCACAACCGGCGCCACTTCGATGAAGCCCTGACCGTCGAATACAAACGCGCCTATCGGGATCGCACGGCTCTGGCCGTCGTCATGCTGGACATCGATCACTTCAAGGCGATCAACGACAACTACGGCCACCCCTTCGGCGATGAATGCCTCATCCGCGCCAGTGCGATTATCCAGCAACACGTCAAGCGCCCGCCGGACGTCGTGGCCCGCTATGGCGGCGAGGAATTTGTGATCCTACTGCCTAACACCGATATGCAAGGCGCTATCACGGTGGCCCAGGACATTCAGGCAAGCTTTCGCAGCAACGTCGTGCCGTTTGCTTCTCAGAACGAGGGCCGCATGACGGTGAGCATAGGACTTGCCTGCCTCATTCCCGGACAACACGATGCCCACGAGGCGCTACTCAAGCAGGCGGACGAGATGCTCTACAAGGCCAAGCACAACGGACGCAACCGGATCGAATCGAGGCAGCCTTCGGCGCACGTGTAA
- the uraH gene encoding hydroxyisourate hydrolase has translation MTARSPITTHILDLGSGRPAAGVAVTLESQEGNTWAAIAQGETDDDGRVGQWFEGPVASGLYRLTFATGAYFEAQGKACFYPQVTIDFSVSADQDHYHVPLLLSQWGYSTYRGS, from the coding sequence ATGACCGCACGCTCCCCTATTACGACGCATATTCTCGATCTGGGCAGCGGGCGCCCTGCCGCAGGCGTTGCCGTCACTTTGGAAAGCCAGGAAGGCAACACCTGGGCCGCCATTGCCCAGGGCGAAACCGACGACGACGGCCGCGTTGGCCAGTGGTTCGAAGGCCCCGTGGCCTCGGGCCTGTATCGGCTGACATTCGCCACCGGCGCCTACTTTGAGGCCCAGGGCAAAGCCTGTTTCTACCCCCAGGTGACCATCGATTTTTCGGTGAGCGCCGACCAGGACCACTATCACGTTCCGTTGCTACTGAGTCAGTGGGGCTATTCTACTTATCGGGGGAGTTAA
- the uraD gene encoding 2-oxo-4-hydroxy-4-carboxy-5-ureidoimidazoline decarboxylase, translated as MALERLNQLNDAEATEVLRTCCAAERWVRAMVASRPFHSAEDLHEKADKHWPDLTTEDWLEAFEAHPKIGDISSLKDKFANTRDLASDEQSYAALGSDEILQRLAYGNEAYLEKFGFVFIICATGKSADEMLLRLEERLENTRADEIVNASREQATITHLRLDKLV; from the coding sequence ATGGCCTTGGAAAGACTCAACCAGTTAAACGACGCGGAGGCCACCGAGGTCCTACGCACCTGCTGCGCCGCCGAGCGCTGGGTGCGGGCCATGGTGGCCAGCCGGCCATTCCATAGCGCAGAAGATCTTCACGAGAAAGCCGATAAGCACTGGCCGGATTTGACCACCGAGGACTGGCTGGAGGCCTTCGAGGCTCACCCGAAAATCGGTGACATCTCCAGCCTCAAGGATAAGTTCGCCAATACCCGCGACTTGGCCAGCGATGAGCAGTCTTACGCAGCCCTCGGCAGCGACGAAATCCTTCAGCGCCTGGCGTATGGCAACGAGGCCTACCTCGAAAAGTTCGGCTTCGTTTTCATCATCTGTGCCACCGGCAAGTCGGCGGACGAGATGCTGCTACGCCTGGAAGAACGCCTCGAGAACACCCGGGCCGATGAAATCGTCAACGCCAGCCGCGAGCAGGCGACGATCACTCACTTGAGACTGGACAAACTGGTATGA
- the xdhC gene encoding xanthine dehydrogenase accessory protein XdhC: MQKRMTWYEAVADCEQRGEPYVLVTVLGVTGSVPREPASKMVVTGEHSHDTIGGGHLEYRIIARARERLAARDYTYEMGHFPLGASLGQCCGGSVAVMMEGYAGGDGRLVVFGAGHVAKSLITIMGELPWQITWVDSRADSFPAEMPANVLRHHTDDPVGDAAKLCDGAHVVILTHNHQLDFDLCRTLLEAGNAASIGLIGSDTKAERFRQRLGHRGFTEDVIGHIRCPVGRSDIPGKRPMEVAVSISAELLSLASVSTEKPMRRGLSWSNLKNLVHEDGAEAPAASKTED, translated from the coding sequence ATGCAAAAGCGCATGACCTGGTATGAAGCCGTGGCCGATTGCGAGCAGCGCGGCGAGCCCTATGTGCTGGTGACCGTGCTGGGTGTGACCGGTTCGGTCCCGCGGGAGCCCGCCAGCAAGATGGTCGTCACCGGCGAGCATAGTCACGACACCATCGGCGGCGGTCACCTGGAATACCGCATCATCGCCCGCGCCCGGGAACGCCTGGCCGCCCGCGACTACACTTACGAAATGGGCCACTTCCCCCTGGGCGCCAGCCTGGGCCAATGCTGTGGGGGCAGTGTTGCCGTCATGATGGAAGGCTACGCCGGCGGTGACGGTCGCCTGGTAGTCTTCGGTGCCGGCCACGTCGCCAAGTCGCTGATCACCATCATGGGCGAGCTGCCCTGGCAGATTACCTGGGTGGACAGCCGGGCAGACAGCTTCCCGGCCGAGATGCCCGCCAATGTGCTCCGCCATCACACGGACGATCCGGTGGGCGATGCCGCAAAACTTTGCGACGGTGCCCATGTGGTGATACTCACCCACAACCATCAACTGGACTTCGACCTGTGCCGGACCCTCCTGGAAGCGGGCAACGCCGCTTCCATCGGTCTGATCGGTTCGGACACCAAGGCCGAGCGATTCCGCCAGCGGCTAGGCCATCGCGGCTTTACGGAGGACGTGATCGGACACATTCGTTGCCCGGTGGGACGCTCCGACATACCCGGTAAGCGGCCCATGGAAGTGGCGGTGTCGATCTCCGCCGAGCTGCTCAGCCTGGCCAGTGTATCAACGGAAAAACCCATGCGGCGCGGACTATCCTGGTCCAACCTGAAGAACCTGGTGCACGAGGACGGCGCGGAAGCGCCGGCCGCCTCGAAAACGGAGGACTAA